In Bactrocera oleae isolate idBacOlea1 chromosome 5, idBacOlea1, whole genome shotgun sequence, a genomic segment contains:
- the LOC106618674 gene encoding 27 kDa hemolymph protein translates to MQKLQLLCVLTVAILAIFLQCKCQAAASNSQLDALKQQLLPAEYKNRNFTVDELKKVLHEKCKKATGGEENSPLYQEIEKGSTVLTSCLADLANMTALQQEIEAARPIGELDTVFNKYCDKAPAAAKCLRDFNTKVQPCLNAKEKQQNIVFMRIVTGLLDFMCSRGGDHIALFVAEEGPECLEANRDAINMCLNSSFHEFLPKDFKVPDLFDLPDLVLEPSHCVDLERFQSCTIHHLEQCREITPANVAEAVFKFIKNETSCNQYMQAKPNQRPILMKASAGGGGVAIQTSSLFILLLGSGLMLFVSHILKL, encoded by the exons ATGCAGAAACTGCAATTGCTTTGTGTGCTCACGGTGGCGATTTTAGCTATCTTCCTACAGTGCAAATGTCAAGCAGCGGCGTCAAATAGTCAATTAGACGCGCTGAAGCAACAATTGCTGCCCGCTGAGTACAAAAATCGCAATTTTACTGTGG ATGAGCTGAAGAAAGTGCTGCACGAAAAGTGTAAAAAGGCGACGGGCGGTGAAGAGAACTCCCCACTGTATCAGGAGATTGAGAAGGGCAGCACTGTGTTGACCAGCTGTCTGGCCGATTTGGCCAATATGACAGCGTTGCAGCAAGAAATCGAGGCGGCACGCCCCATCGGCGAACTGGACACAGTCTTCAATAAATATTGTGATAAGGCGCCGGCTGCCGCCAAGTGTCTGCGCGACTTCAATACCAAAGTACAACCCTGTCTGAACGCCAAGGAGAAACAGCAGAATATCGTGTTCATGCGCATCGTTACAGGTCTGCTTGATTTCATGTGTTCGCGTGGCGGCGATCATATAGCACTTTTCGTTGCCGAGGAGGGACCCGAGTGTTTGGAGGCGAATCGTGATGCAATCAATATGTGTTTAAATAGCTCATTCCATGAATTTCTGCCCAAGGACTTTAAGGTGCCCGATCTCTTCGATTTGCCCGATTTAGTGTTAGAACCAAGTCATTGTGTCGATCTGGAACGTTTCCAAAGCTGTACCATACACCATTTGGAGCAGTGTCGCGAAATTACACCCGCTAATGTAGCCGAGGCGGTGTTTAAGTTCATTAAGAACGAAACAAGCTGCAATCAATATATGCAAGCGAAGCCCAATCAGCGTCCGATATTAATGAAGGCCAGCGCTGGTGGCGGCGGTGTGGCAATACAAACGTCGagcttatttattttgttactgGGTAGCGGTTTAATGTTGTTCGTGAGTCATATACTGAAGTTGTGA
- the LOC106618752 gene encoding uncharacterized protein gives MSSSKKNLLRIFAFAFWILIILLILATYQMPLQSTKPTGGWYNVTAAITHPHLLMNGTRANQADDILKLYEAELPNVPFDLWHRLKVMRLNNTCARAPSLSDLRFHNDYWQVFHNGNVNYHLFNAYFDARAHVTQSSAVVRVLAMLNTKKPPKNTIHCQLWYDSNVKPTIVPVIEQRLVWYLKWKTDADYLLHLLTCAVPTVTRVDVAPHAVSLVMNICDTASNILRVRYERPIGNETQHGFAVCLKGLDYPYADMGPRLVEWLEMQRLLGARKVITYKLALHPNLERVLEHYVAEGFVEVHPLSMGSDMVSKPLYLHDYLRASIANKRINELVPYNDCFYRNMYKYSYIVTVDIDEVIMPLGNLTNWQQLIDEMEHLRASSCPEGYGSVCVRNVHFPINGLNYTERSAAPRHMFMLQHVHRRAHEEVGKGAKCFQNSSEVLILHNHYNLQTLKSCRWRDLEPTMAQLQHYRQLKKPAEWVTKILDESIYRYKDALVNSVESVLKNLSYLR, from the exons ATGTCGtcgagcaaaaaaaatttactacgaATCTTCGCGTTTGCATTTTGGATACTCATAATATTGTTGATACTTGCGACATATCAAATGCCATTGCAAAGCACTAAGCCGACAGGTGGCTGGTATAATGTAACGGCGGCTATAACACATCCACATTTGTTAATGAACGGCA CCAGAGCAAATCAAGCGGACGACATTTTAAAACTATATGAAGCAGAATTGCCAAATGTGCCCTTCGATTTGTGGCATCGCCTGAAAGTGATGCGTCTAAATAACACTTGCGCCCGCGCGCCATCGCTGTCTGACCTGCGTTTTCACAATGATTATTGGCAGGTATTTCACAACGGCAATGTCAATTACCATCTCTTCAATGCATATTTCGATGCGCGCGCGCATGTCACACAGTCCAGCGCAGTGGTGCGAGTGCTTGCCATGTTGAATACTAAGAAACCACCGAAAAATACAATCCACTGTCAGTTGTGGTATGACAGTAATGTTAAGCCGACGATTGTACCCGTGATAGAGCAGCGGCTGGTGTGGTACTTGAAATGGAAAACCGATGCTGATTATTTGTTACACTTACTCACATGCGCAGTGCCCACGGTAACGCGGGTGGACGTCGCACCGCACGCCGTCTCCTTGGTGATGAATATTTGTGACACGGCCTCGAATATACTGCGCGTACGCTACGAACGACCGATCGGTAATGAGACACAACACGGTTTCGCGGTTTGTCTGAAGGGTTTGGATTATCCTTATGCTGATATGGGTCCGCGTTTGGTGGAGTGGTTGGAAATGCAGCGTTTGTTGGGCGCACGTAAAGTCATCACATACAAATTGGCGTTGCATCCGAATTTGGAGCGTGTGCTGGAGCATTATGTAGCTGAGGGTTTCGTTGAAGTACATCCGCTGAGTATGGGTTCGGATATGGTGAGTAAACCGCTGTATCTGCATGATTATCTGCGCGCGAGCATTGCGAACAAGCGCATAAACGAGCTGGTGCCCTACAATGATTGTTTCTATCggaatatgtacaagtattcaTACATTGTGACTGTCGATATTGACGAGGTGATCATGCCGCTCGGCAATCTCACCAACTGGCAACAGTTAATCGACGAAATGGAGCATTTGCGTGCATCTAGTTGTCCAGAAGGCTATGGGAGTGTTTGTGTGCGCAATGTGCATTTCCCCATTAATGGTCTAAACTACACTGAAAGGTCGGCAGCACCGCGGCATATGTTCATGTTGCAGCATGTACATCGACGGGCACATGAAGAAGTTGGTAAAGGCGCTAAGTGCTTTCAAAATAGTAGCGAGGTGCTGATTTTGCACAATCACTACAATTTACAGACTTTGAAGAGTTGTCGTTGGAGGGACTTGGAGCCGACCATGGCGCAACTGCAACACTATCGTCAGTTGAAGAAGCCGGCGGAATGGGTTACGAAGATACTCGATGAAAGTATCTATCGTTACAAGGACGCGTTGGTGAATAGCGTGGAATCGGTGTTGAAAAACTTGTCCTATTTGCGGTGA
- the LOC106618700 gene encoding uncharacterized protein, translated as MTFSKNNLLRAFAFTFWLLITLVIFKTYQMSLQSTKQTGHWYNVTAAIKQTDLIINGIPNQANDRLKLYEAELPNMPFDLWHRLKVMRLNNTCARAPSLSDLRFHNDYWQVFHNGNVNYHLFNAYFDARAHVTQSSAVVRVLAMLNTKKPPKNTIHCQLWYDSNDKPTIVPVIEQRLVWYLKWKTNADYLLHLLTCAVPTVTRVDVAPHAVSLVMNICDTASNILRVRYERPIGNETQHGFAVCLKGLDYPYADMGPRLVEWLEMQRLLGARKVITYKLALHPNLERVLEHYVAEGFVEVHPLSMGSDMVSKPLYLHDYLRASIANKRINELVPYNDCFYRNMYKYSYIVTVDIDEVIMPLGNLTNWQQLIDETEHLRASSCPEGYGSVCVRNVHFPINGLNYTERSAAPRHMFMLQHVHRRAHEEVGKGAKCFQNSSEVLILHNHYNLQTLKSCRWRSLEPTMAQLQHYRQLKKPAEWVTKILDESIYRYKDALVNSVDPILKKLSYW; from the exons ATGACatttagtaaaaacaatttattaagaGCCTTCGCGTTTACATTTTGGCTACTCATAACACTGGTGATATTTAAGACATACCAAATGTCATTGCAAAGCACTAAGCAGACAGGCCACTGGTACAATGTAACGGCGGCTATAAAGCAAACCgacttaataataaatggaatac CAAATCAAGCGAACGACAGATTAAAACTATATGAAGCAGAGTTGCCAAATATGCCCTTCGATTTGTGGCATCGCCTGAAAGTGATGCGTCTAAATAACACTTGCGCCCGCGCGCCATCGCTGTCTGACCTGCGTTTTCACAATGATTATTGGCAGGTATTTCATAACGGCAATGTCAATTACCATCTCTTCAATGCATATTTCGATGCGCGCGCGCATGTCACACAGTCCAGCGCAGTGGTGCGCGTGCTTGCCATGTTGAATACTAAGAAACCACCGAAAAATACAATCCACTGTCAGTTGTGGTATGATAGTAATGATAAGCCGACGATTGTACCCGTGATAGAGCAACGGCTGGTGTGGTACTTGAAATGGAAAACCAATGCTGATTATTTGCTACACTTACTCACATGCGCAGTGCCCACGGTAACGCGGGTGGACGTCGCACCGCACGCCGTCTCCTTGGTGATGAATATTTGTGACACGGCCTCGAATATACTGCGCGTACGCTACGAACGACCGATCGGTAATGAGACACAACACGGTTTCGCGGTTTGTCTAAAGGGTTTGGATTATCCTTATGCTGATATGGGTCCGCGTTTGGTGGAGTGGTTGGAAATGCAGCGTTTGTTGGGCGCACGTAAGGTCATCACATACAAATTGGCGTTGCATCCGAATTTGGAGCGTGTGTTGGAGCATTATGTGGCGGAGGGTTTCGTCGAAGTACATCCGCTGAGTATGGGTTCGGATATGGTGAGTAAACCGCTGTATCTGCATGATTATCTGCGCGCGAGCATTGCGAACAAGCGCATAAACGAGCTGGTGCCCTACAATGATTGTTTCTATCggaatatgtacaagtattcaTATATTGTGACTGTCGATATTGACGAGGTGATCATGCCGCTCGGCAATCTCACCAACTGGCAACAGTTAATCGACGAAACGGAGCATTTGCGTGCATCTAGTTGTCCAGAGGGCTATGGGAGTGTTTGTGTGCGCAATGTGCATTTCCCCATTAATGGTCTAAACTACACTGAAAGGTCGGCAGCACCGCGGCATATGTTCATGTTGCAGCATGTACATCGACGGGCACATGAAGAAGTTGGTAAAGGCGCTAAGTGCTTTCAAAATAGCAGCGAGGTGCTGATTTTACACAATCACTACAATTTACAGACTTTGAAGAGTTGTCGTTGGAGGAGCTTGGAGCCGACCATGGCGCAACTGCAACACTATCGTCAGTTGAAGAAGCCGGCGGAATGGGTTACGAAGATACTCGATGAAAGTATCTATCGTTACAAGGACGCTTTGGTGAATAGTGTGGatccaattttgaaaaaattgtcctATTGGTGA